GGCTTCGAAGAGATCAACGGCAAGGAAGTGGACGGGGACGATATTACCAACATCGTCATCCGGCTGGGGTAGCGCAACCCGGAAAGCACCGACTCTCCGAGAGGCACACGCCGTAGGGGCGGGTCTGAGACCCGCCCCTACAACCGCCATCACGGCTCCGTCATTCCCGCCCTCGCGCCGAGCCCTACGCACTCGACCGATAGCCGACCTCCCCGCCCACCATGGTGAACGCCACAGCGGATTCGTCCGCGAGGATCCGCTCCGCGATCCGGCTCCCGCCGGATGGCAGCGAGATGCCCACTAGGTCCGCCTTCCAGCCCGAGCGCAGCCCGCCGATCTTCGCGTTCACCTTGAGGCTCTTCGCCCCGTTGAGCATCGCGAACGTCAGAACGCGCTCCGGCGACACGTGCCGATGCCGACCGTACATGAACTTGAGCTCGTCGAGCATGCTCAGCGATGGGCAGCTTGCGAGGCTGTCCGTCCCGACGGCGACGTTCACGCCCAAAGCGAACAGCTTCTCGAACGGATGGGACTCGTGCCCGAAATAGGCATGGCTGCGCGGGCAGTACACGACCGTGATGTTCAGGTCGCGCAGGATCGGGATGTCCTCGTTGCGGATGTAGTTGCCGTGAACCAGTAGCGGCGACCGGTCGAACCACCCCAGCCGATGCAGGTGCTGAACCGGCGTCACGCCCGGCGGCGTCCAGCCGTCGAGCGAGATGCCGAAGTCCTCCAAGAGCTCGCGGAACGGACCCGTGCCCGACCGCGTGAACTCCTCCTCCTCGACCGTCTCCGCAACGTGCGACGACAGCGGGTACCCGTGCGCCTTCGACCGCCGCAGGCACTCACCGTAGAGCGCGTCCGAGGTCGAATACGGCGCGTGGGGAGCCAACCCCAGCGTCAGCTTTGGTTCCACCGACCCAGCCTGCTCATCGAGCTGTCTCAGCGAGCCCTCCGCCCGCGCCGCGCTGAACCCGATCAGCTCGAAGTGGACGAGCTTGCGGATCGGCGAATCCCTCAACACGCGAGCCGACAGACCCGTGTGCGAGTGGTCGACGACCGTCGTCGCGCCGCCCGTCAAAGATTCCCGCGCCCCGTCGGCGATGGCGCGCTCGACGTCTTCGGGTCGTTCGTCGGCACGGAGCCGACGCACCTCCCGCACCCACGACGTGAACGACCCCGGCGGCGGAATCTTGCCCGCCAGCGTGCCGAAGTCGAGATGCACATGCGCGTTGATGAACCCCGGCAGCAGGGCGATCTCGCCCAGGTCCTCGATGGAGCCATTTCGAGTGCGGCGGATCGAGTCGAAGGTTCCCACCTCGACGATCTCGTCCCCGTCGATGGCGACGGCTCCGTTGTGGAACACCTCGTGGCTGCTGGGCATGACGTACTTGGCGCGCAGGATCATCCGGGGCTCCAGAGGTCAAACCGGTAGGAGAAGGTCGGACGGATCGTCGGGCTCACTGAGGATGCCGACATCGCTGGCAAGGCGCAGGAACCGGCGCATGCCCTCCAGATGGCGCGGCGTCAGGTCGTACCGCATGCGCTCGCTCAGGTAAGCACGGCAGAGCGCCGGGTCGAGCCGCCGAGCCACGCACTCCCGCGCGGCGATCTGCGACAGATGCGCCATGCCCTCGCGCTTCGCTTGGTTGAGCAATCCGATGACCCGGGCGTGCGGCGCGTCCGTACGAGCCGCCCAGACGGCGAAGACGAACGGCAGCCCTGTCCAACGGTTCCAGAGCTCGCCCAGGTCGACGATCCGGAAGTCCGGCGCGTTCTGCCGGAAGACGGGGTCGCCGATGAGCAGCACCGCGTCGGCGTCGATGGAACGCACGTCAGCAACGGGCAGCGTCGGTACGAACTCCGGGTCCGTGTGGAACACCTCGCGGTAGGCGATCCGCGTCAATGCCGCCGATGTCCGCGAGCTCACGTCGAGCGCGACGGTTCGAGCCTGCTCCGGCGCCACGCGGCAGAAGAGCGCGACAGTCCAGACGGGTCCCTCGCACGCTAGCGAGATGCCCGGCACGATGCGGAACCCCGGATGGCGGAACACCTCGATGGTCGGAACCAGCCCGACATCGATCCTCCCCGCCACCAGATCGTCCGCCAGCGCGCTCGGAACGCCTCGGCAGAGCTCGACGCCGGGCTTCCCGTCCAGTCCCTCCGTTAGGGGAACCGAGTTCAGATAACCCACCGTGCCGATGCGGATCGTCGGCTCAGAAGACGACATCGACGATGCAGACCCCCATCAGGACGAGGCTGATCGCGCCGTTCAGCGTGAAGAACGCCGCGTTGACGCGCGAGAGGTCATGCGGCTTCACGATCGCGTGCTCGTAGACCAGCAGCGCCGCGACGAGCAGGATGCCGATTCCATAGGGCAGTCCCAGCCGGACATCCTGGGAGGCAGCGACCATCGGCAGGCTCGCCAGAAGCCCGAACATGACGACGTGCAGCCACGTGGACACTACGAGCGCGCCCCGGACTCCCATCCGCGCCGGAACCGACCGCAGGCGTCTCGCGCGGTCGAACTCGACGTCTTGGCACGCGTAGATGATGTCGAAGCCCGATACCCAAAGGAGCACGATCGCCGCCAGGAGCAGCGGCAGAACGTCGAATCTGCCCCGAACGGCGATCCACGCACCGACCGGCGCGATGGCGAGCGACAGCCCCAGCCAAGCGTGCGACAGCGACGTGAACCGCTTCGAGAGCGAGTAGCCCATGATCGTCGCCAGAGCCACCGGCGATAGCGCGAACGCCAGCGGGTTCAGTCGCCATGCTGCAACGATCAACAGCGCTCCCGATACGACCGTGAAGACCCACACGGCGCGTCTGCTGACGAGCCCAGCGGGGACCGCGCGCATCTTCGTCCGGGGGTTCTCGGCGTCGTAGCGGGCGTCGGCGAGGCGGTTGAACGCCATCGCGCAGCTCCGCGCGCCGACCATCGCGACGAGGATCCAGAAGAGCTTGTCGAGCGATGGCACGCCCCGCGCCGCGAGGAACGCGCTCATCACGGCGAACGGCAGAGCGAAGAGCGTGTGCTCGAACTTGATCATTTCCAGGATGATCCGCATCTGGCGCAGCATCAGCGCTCCTGATTCGCGAAGTCGATGAGCCCCTCGCCCTTGGACAGCGCGGCAGCCCATTCGGCCGAGCGAGCCGCGTCGCCGACGGAAAGGAGCGGCTCCGGGCTCCCGCCGCCCGGCGTCAGTGGAACCGACCAGTAGCCCACATCCACCCACCGCCCGTGTTTGAACCCAGCCGCCGGGATGATCCCCGCCCGGACGAACCCCAGGGCTTCGTGGAACGCGACGCTCGCCGGGTTTGGCAGGGAGATGACGGCGACGGCGTTCGCGTAGCCCTGCACCCGCAGGCACTCGAAGAGCGACGTGTAGAGAGAGCGCGCGATCCCGCACCGACGATACGCGCTGTCGATATAGACCGTCGTCTCGACCGTCCACTGATAGGCGATGCGCGACCGGAACCGTGACGCATAGGCGTACCCAGCGACGTCGCCGTCCACGTCGCAGACGAGCCACGGCATCGCTTCGAGCGTGGCGCGGATGCGCTCGCGGAAGACGTCGAGGCTGGGTACGTCGTACTCGAACGACACGGCGTTGTCGCGGACGAACGGCGTGTAGATCGCCAGCATCGCCTCGACGTCGGCGTCCTCTGCGAGCCGTATCCGCGCCGTCTCGCCCATCGTCATCCCTGCCACCGCTCAATGAGCCCCATGTCCATGTCGAACTGATCGAAGAGCTTCGTCACGACGAAATCGACCTGATCGGCAAGCGTCTTTGGCTGATGGTAGAAGCCCGGCATCGCCGGCAGAACCACTGCGCCTGCCTGCGAGAGCTTGAGCAGGTTCTCGATATGAATCGTGCTCAACGGCGTCTCGCGTGGAACCAGGACGAGCTTGCGCCGCTCCTTGAGGCACACCTCGGCGGCGCGATGGATCAGGTTCGTCGCCATGCCGTTGGCGAGCGCTCCGCAGGTTCCCGTGCTCGCCGGGACGACCATCATGCCCATCGTGCGGAACGAGCCGCTCGCGATGGGCGCGGCGACGTTCTTGACGTAATGATAGACGACGTTCGGCGCGTCGGTTCCGATGAGATCGCTCAGGCGGAACCCCTCCGGCGACAGATCGACGCGGATGCCCTGCTCGCGCCAGAGGACGACGCCTGCGGACTCGGAGATCGTCAGATGCACCTCGACATCGCCCCCGGCGAGTAGTTGGATCGCCCGTTGGGCGTAGACGACCCCGCTCGCTCCTGTGATGCCGACGACGAGCCGCTTCGTCATGCCGCTTTCTCCCCGACGTGCACCGCGACGATGCCCAGCGTCAACGTCCGGTAACGGACGTTCGTCAAACTCGTCGAACGCATCAGCGCTGCGAACCCCTCCACATCCGGGAACGCGAGAACCGACGCCGGCAGGTACGAGTAGGCTGCATCGCGGTTCTTGGAGATCGTGTTCCCGACGCGCGGCAGGATACGCCGGAAGTAGAAGTAGTAGAGCGACCGGAAGAGCCGCGACCGAGGCTGCGTGAAGTCGAGAACGACGACCCGGCCGCCCGGCTTGGCGACCCGCGCCATCTCGGCGAGCCCGCCCGCGATGTCCGACACGTTCCGAATCCCGAACGCCACCGTCACGGCGTCGAACGACCCGTCCGGGAACGGCAGCGACAGCGCGTTCGCCAGCACTGGGATGAAAGCCTGCGGACAGTTCCTCCGAGCCGCCTTCTCGCGCCCCAGGACGAGCATCTCCTGCACGAAGTCCGAGGCTATGACGGGCCCGCCTCCCGCCGCGTCGCTCAGGGCGAACGCGAGCTCGCCGGTTCCGCAGCAGATGTCGAGGATGGCACTGCCTTTGGACACGCGAGCCATGCGCGCGGCGGCTTTGCGCCAACGCCGGTCGAATCGGAGGCTGAGCAGGGAGTTGAGGAAGTCGTACCGGGGCGCGATGTCGGAGAAGATCGCGTGGACGTACGCCTCCTTGTCGCTCGGAGGCGGAAGCGGGTCGGGACGGGTCACAGCCCGTATTCCTTCCAGCGGCGATCCACGAGGTTGCGGATGGCGTCGGACATGACGATCTCGCGGGGCCATTCGCGGTCGAAGCCCTCGCTCGCCCACTTCTCCGTCGCGTCGATGCCCATCTTCGAGCCGATTCCCAGCCGGGGCGACGCGTGGTCGAGGATGTCCACGGGCCCGTCGGCGAACGAGATATCGCGGCGGGGATCGACGTTGCTGCCCACGTGGAACCACACGTCGTCGGGGTCCTGGACGTTCACGTGCTTGTCCACGACGACGATGATCTTCGAGAACATGAGCTGACCCAAGCCCCAGAACGAGTGCATCACCTTCTTCGCGTGCCACGGGTACTGCTTGTCGATGGCGACGAAGACGAAGTTGTGGAACACGCCGAAGATGGGCAGGTTCATATCGACGATCTCGGGGATCTGCGTTCGGATGAGCGGCATAAAGATGCGCTCGGTCGCCTTGCCGAGGTAGTAGTCCTCTTGAGGCGGCTTCCCGACGATAGTCGTCTGGTAGATCGGGTCCTTCCGGTGCGTGATCGCCGTGATGTGGAACGCCGGGTACTGGTCGGCGAGCGAGTAGAACCCCGTGTGATCGCCGAAGGGCCCCTCGGTGACGAGCTCGTTGGATTCCAGGTAGCCTTCGATGACGAACTCCGCTTCGGCGGGCACCTCGATGTCCACGTCGTAGCCGTTCTCGGTCGTTAGCGTCGCGGCTCGGACAATGGGCACGTGATCCTTGCGCAGGAACCCGGCGAAGAGGAGCTCATCGACGGCAGAAGGCAGCGGAGCCGTCGCGGCGTACGCTAGCGTCGGGTCGCCTCCGATGGCGACGGCGATCGGCATTCGCTTGCCCGCGCGCGCGTATTCGCGGTAGTGGCTCGCGCCGTCGTGGTGCATGTGCCAATGCATCGCCGCGCTGTTCGGTCCGAACACCTGGACGCGGTAGAGCCCGACGTTCCGGGAGCCGGTCGATAGGCTCTTCGTGTAGACCTGTCCCAGTGTGATGTAGGGTCCGCCGTCTTCGGGCCAGCAGGTGATGACCGGCAGTTTCGTCAGATCGACCTGGTCGCCCGTCAGGACGACGTCCTGGCAGGGTCCGCTCTTGACGGTCTTCGGCGGGAACTTGGCGACCTTCGCCAGCAGCCCGACGATGCGCAGCTTGTCGAGGAAGTTCTGCGGGGGAGAAAGCTGGATGAGCTCTTCGATCTCGCGGGCGATGTCGCTGATGTCCGACACGCCAAGCGCCGCCGACATGCGCCGATAGGAGCCGTAGGTGTTGATGAGCAGCGGGAAGGACGACCCCTCGACCTTCTCGAAGAGAAGCGCGGGGCCGCCCGCCTTCGTGACGCGGTCGGTGATCTCCGTGATCTCTAGGTGGGGTGAGACCTGCGTTCGGATGCGCTTCAGCTCGCCTCGGCGCTCCAGGTCGGCCACGAACTCACGGAGATTCGCAGTTGCCATCGGGTTCCACGGCGTTGTGCCAGCCGGTGCGGGGTCGGACGTCCACGCCGAACTATACCCGATGCCACTCTCGAAGACAAAACGCGCGCCGACGGGAGCCGAGACGACGCGGAGCGCTCTCTGCTTCGGCAAGCGGCTCTTCAGGCGACGCTGGGCGTGGCATCGCAGACGATCCCGCTGTCGTTGATGGACCTGCTGACGAGGTAGGGCGGGTCTGGTTAACCGTCCATATCGGGTGGCAGAGCTGACATCGCGACGCGTGCGATCACGTCGAGCTTTTCGGTGACCTCTGGGTCGATTTGGTCATCGGGAACGTGCTGGACGAGCTCGTGGAAGCTGCCCTTTCCCATGGCGTTCGGCAGTTGGAGTCTGCGGAAGAACTGATCAAACACTGGGATGAGGACGTCGTCACTGGCTTTCGCTTGGTCCGACCACGGTGACGGCTTCCGCTGGTCGAATGCCGCCGCGGATTCGAGGTCTCGAACCACTTCTTCCATCACTTCGACGCGCCGAGCGGCTTCCGAAGCATAGAAGAGCGGACCCGGCGCATCCCGTTCAGCGGAACCGCGCGCGTAGCTCAGCAGCGCGTCCGGATGGCAGAGATAGTTCTCGATCTCCCTCCGCCGCCAGACGAGTGCTCCCGCGCCGAGCCCGTCCGGAAGCCCTTGCTCCAGTCGGTCAAACAGCGCAATCCACTTTAGACTTGGAACCGCCTCGCGAAGCCCGTGGAAGTGCTCCAACACCTTCACCGGCTGATTGCCGACGTAGTGGACGAAAGGGCGTTCCAGCGCTTGCTCAGCTTGCGGATGCGGTAATCTTCTGGCGAACGCCCGCAGAATGGCAAGGTCTGTGGAGCCCTCAAGATAGAGCACCCATCCCGTCGCTTCGGCGAGGTAGTAGTCCTCCCACGGGATATCCCGGAGAGCCTTGGATAGCTGGCTCCCTCGATCGTTGATCCGGTGCGGTTTGCCGACGAAGGCGACGACGACATCCTGCGATGCCGCCTCGTTCAGCAGTACTTCCGAATGGCTTGCCGCGATGATCTGGTTGCCGTTCTCAAGCGCGACGTCGGTCAGCAACTGATAGATGTCTCGCTGACGCAGAATCTCCAGGTGGGCGTCGGGCTCGTCGAGGAGCAGAATCGAACCCGGATTCGCATACATGTAGGCGAGAACGAGAAGGGTCTGCTGAAGCCCCCTGCCCGACGAAGAGAGGTCCAACCGGATATCGCGCTCTCGGTAAGCCATCCGGATTTCACCGCGTTCGGGTACATAGACCGGGTCCTCTAACTCCACACCAAACGCATGCTGAATCTTCAATGCGAGCTCCCGCCATCGACGCTCGTCCTGTTCTCGGCGCTCGTCCTGTTCGAAGATCGCGTAGCAGAGGTTCCGTAGCACTTCCGCGGTTCTGCCCTCACCGATGCGCACGTTGACCGCGCCTTGATCCAACCGCGTCTCGTTGGCAGTCAGGCCAGACATCGGCGGCAAGAACGCCATGCGGACACTCCCGGCCGCGGGAGGAATCGGCATTCTGCCGGCATTGCCGGGCAGACGCAGCGGGCGACAATAGAAGGACTCCTCGTTTGCGTAGTCGAACTCCAGTCCGCAGGTCCACATCTCGCCGTTGGTCACGCCATCGACGATAATGTCGATACGGACGTTCTGAGTCACCTGCTTGCCATCAGTGCGGCGTACGTCGCGAACGTGGAGATTCCGCCAGAGGAGGCTCGCATCGGGAACGGGGACGGCGATGAGATCACGCCGGTTGATCGTCACGCCAGGGCGCTTCTCTGGAACCGCCTGGTCGCCGCGCTTCTCGTTCCAACGTCTCAGTCCGATTTCCCACAGCGCAAGCGCCTGCAATGCCGATGTCTTGCCCGAATTATTGGGGCCGATGAGAAGGACGCGGCTCCCTAGCTCGACCTCTACCTCGCCGAACCGCTTGAAGTTACGGATGAGGACTCTGGTCAGCATCTGCGATCCTCGTTACGTCAGCGTCGTCGGCGGGATCACGCTTTCAGCCACGAATCCTGCTGCTCCTGAATACGAAACTGCTTGCGGAACATCTCCGCGTACATACCCCCCGCCTCGACCAGTTCCGCGTGCGACCCGGACTCCTCGATCATCCCCTCTTTCATGACGATGATCCGGTCCGCCTTCATGACCGTCGAGAGCCGGTGGGCGATCACGAAAGTCGTCCGACCCTTCATCAGGCGCTCCAAGGCTTCCTGGATCGCCGCCTCGGATTCGGTGTCCAGCGCCGAGGTCGCCTCGTCGAGGATCAGCACGCGCGGGTTCCGCAGGAGCGTCCGCGCGATGGCGACGCGCTGCTTCTGCCCGCCGGAGAGGCGCCCACCGCGCTCGCCGACGTCCGTTTCATACCCCTCGGCGAGCTCTTCCGTGATGAACTTGTGCGCATTCGCCGCGATGGCGGCTTGGACGACCTGCTGATCCGTCGCGTCGAGGTTCCCGTAGCGGATGTTGTCCGCGACGCTCCCCTTGAACAGGAAGTTGTCCTGAAGCACGACGCCCATCTGGTTGCGGATCGACTTGATCGTCACGTCGCGGAGATCGTGACCGTCGATGCGGATCGCCCCTTCGGTCGGGTCGTAGAACCGGGCGAGCAGGTTGATGACGGTCGTCTTGCCGCACCCGCTGGGGCCCACGAGGGCGATCATCGCGTCGGGTTCCACCTGGAAGCTGATGCCCTTGATAACCGGCTTCTCGGGGTCGTAGGAGAAGTGGACGTCCTCGAATGCCACGCGTCCGACGATCTCCGGCAGCGGATAGGCGTCGGGCTTCTCC
This genomic stretch from Candidatus Poribacteria bacterium harbors:
- a CDS encoding amidohydrolase family protein, with the protein product MILRAKYVMPSSHEVFHNGAVAIDGDEIVEVGTFDSIRRTRNGSIEDLGEIALLPGFINAHVHLDFGTLAGKIPPPGSFTSWVREVRRLRADERPEDVERAIADGARESLTGGATTVVDHSHTGLSARVLRDSPIRKLVHFELIGFSAARAEGSLRQLDEQAGSVEPKLTLGLAPHAPYSTSDALYGECLRRSKAHGYPLSSHVAETVEEEEFTRSGTGPFRELLEDFGISLDGWTPPGVTPVQHLHRLGWFDRSPLLVHGNYIRNEDIPILRDLNITVVYCPRSHAYFGHESHPFEKLFALGVNVAVGTDSLASCPSLSMLDELKFMYGRHRHVSPERVLTFAMLNGAKSLKVNAKIGGLRSGWKADLVGISLPSGGSRIAERILADESAVAFTMVGGEVGYRSSA
- a CDS encoding menaquinone biosynthesis protein is translated as MSSSEPTIRIGTVGYLNSVPLTEGLDGKPGVELCRGVPSALADDLVAGRIDVGLVPTIEVFRHPGFRIVPGISLACEGPVWTVALFCRVAPEQARTVALDVSSRTSAALTRIAYREVFHTDPEFVPTLPVADVRSIDADAVLLIGDPVFRQNAPDFRIVDLGELWNRWTGLPFVFAVWAARTDAPHARVIGLLNQAKREGMAHLSQIAARECVARRLDPALCRAYLSERMRYDLTPRHLEGMRRFLRLASDVGILSEPDDPSDLLLPV
- a CDS encoding 4-hydroxybenzoate octaprenyltransferase: MRIILEMIKFEHTLFALPFAVMSAFLAARGVPSLDKLFWILVAMVGARSCAMAFNRLADARYDAENPRTKMRAVPAGLVSRRAVWVFTVVSGALLIVAAWRLNPLAFALSPVALATIMGYSLSKRFTSLSHAWLGLSLAIAPVGAWIAVRGRFDVLPLLLAAIVLLWVSGFDIIYACQDVEFDRARRLRSVPARMGVRGALVVSTWLHVVMFGLLASLPMVAASQDVRLGLPYGIGILLVAALLVYEHAIVKPHDLSRVNAAFFTLNGAISLVLMGVCIVDVVF
- a CDS encoding N-acetyltransferase family protein, whose amino-acid sequence is MTMGETARIRLAEDADVEAMLAIYTPFVRDNAVSFEYDVPSLDVFRERIRATLEAMPWLVCDVDGDVAGYAYASRFRSRIAYQWTVETTVYIDSAYRRCGIARSLYTSLFECLRVQGYANAVAVISLPNPASVAFHEALGFVRAGIIPAAGFKHGRWVDVGYWSVPLTPGGGSPEPLLSVGDAARSAEWAAALSKGEGLIDFANQER
- a CDS encoding UbiX family flavin prenyltransferase, producing MTKRLVVGITGASGVVYAQRAIQLLAGGDVEVHLTISESAGVVLWREQGIRVDLSPEGFRLSDLIGTDAPNVVYHYVKNVAAPIASGSFRTMGMMVVPASTGTCGALANGMATNLIHRAAEVCLKERRKLVLVPRETPLSTIHIENLLKLSQAGAVVLPAMPGFYHQPKTLADQVDFVVTKLFDQFDMDMGLIERWQG
- the ubiE gene encoding bifunctional demethylmenaquinone methyltransferase/2-methoxy-6-polyprenyl-1,4-benzoquinol methylase UbiE encodes the protein MAPRDRHVRRHPQPRGSPLEGIRAVTRPDPLPPPSDKEAYVHAIFSDIAPRYDFLNSLLSLRFDRRWRKAAARMARVSKGSAILDICCGTGELAFALSDAAGGGPVIASDFVQEMLVLGREKAARRNCPQAFIPVLANALSLPFPDGSFDAVTVAFGIRNVSDIAGGLAEMARVAKPGGRVVVLDFTQPRSRLFRSLYYFYFRRILPRVGNTISKNRDAAYSYLPASVLAFPDVEGFAALMRSTSLTNVRYRTLTLGIVAVHVGEKAA
- a CDS encoding menaquinone biosynthesis decarboxylase; amino-acid sequence: MATANLREFVADLERRGELKRIRTQVSPHLEITEITDRVTKAGGPALLFEKVEGSSFPLLINTYGSYRRMSAALGVSDISDIAREIEELIQLSPPQNFLDKLRIVGLLAKVAKFPPKTVKSGPCQDVVLTGDQVDLTKLPVITCWPEDGGPYITLGQVYTKSLSTGSRNVGLYRVQVFGPNSAAMHWHMHHDGASHYREYARAGKRMPIAVAIGGDPTLAYAATAPLPSAVDELLFAGFLRKDHVPIVRAATLTTENGYDVDIEVPAEAEFVIEGYLESNELVTEGPFGDHTGFYSLADQYPAFHITAITHRKDPIYQTTIVGKPPQEDYYLGKATERIFMPLIRTQIPEIVDMNLPIFGVFHNFVFVAIDKQYPWHAKKVMHSFWGLGQLMFSKIIVVVDKHVNVQDPDDVWFHVGSNVDPRRDISFADGPVDILDHASPRLGIGSKMGIDATEKWASEGFDREWPREIVMSDAIRNLVDRRWKEYGL
- a CDS encoding AAA family ATPase, which codes for MLTRVLIRNFKRFGEVEVELGSRVLLIGPNNSGKTSALQALALWEIGLRRWNEKRGDQAVPEKRPGVTINRRDLIAVPVPDASLLWRNLHVRDVRRTDGKQVTQNVRIDIIVDGVTNGEMWTCGLEFDYANEESFYCRPLRLPGNAGRMPIPPAAGSVRMAFLPPMSGLTANETRLDQGAVNVRIGEGRTAEVLRNLCYAIFEQDERREQDERRWRELALKIQHAFGVELEDPVYVPERGEIRMAYRERDIRLDLSSSGRGLQQTLLVLAYMYANPGSILLLDEPDAHLEILRQRDIYQLLTDVALENGNQIIAASHSEVLLNEAASQDVVVAFVGKPHRINDRGSQLSKALRDIPWEDYYLAEATGWVLYLEGSTDLAILRAFARRLPHPQAEQALERPFVHYVGNQPVKVLEHFHGLREAVPSLKWIALFDRLEQGLPDGLGAGALVWRRREIENYLCHPDALLSYARGSAERDAPGPLFYASEAARRVEVMEEVVRDLESAAAFDQRKPSPWSDQAKASDDVLIPVFDQFFRRLQLPNAMGKGSFHELVQHVPDDQIDPEVTEKLDVIARVAMSALPPDMDG